A DNA window from Hyphomicrobiales bacterium contains the following coding sequences:
- the rpsC gene encoding 30S ribosomal protein S3 — MGQKINPISLRLGINRTWDSRWFANKGEYGKLLQEDMQMRAYIMKMQRAASISKVVIERPHKKCRVTVHTARPGILIGKKGADIEKLRKELARFTASEVNLNILEVRKPEMDATLVAENIAQQLERRIAFRRAMKRAVQSAMRMGALGIRINCAGRLGGAEIARTEWYREGRVPLHTLRADIDYGQARAETAYGTIGLKVWIFKGEILEHDPMAHERRAVEGPETQRRREPRPSAA, encoded by the coding sequence ATGGGACAGAAAATCAACCCGATCAGCCTCAGGCTCGGCATCAACCGGACCTGGGATTCCCGTTGGTTCGCCAACAAGGGCGAATACGGCAAGCTGCTCCAGGAAGACATGCAGATGCGCGCCTACATCATGAAGATGCAGCGCGCGGCGAGCATTTCCAAGGTGGTGATCGAGCGTCCCCACAAGAAATGCCGCGTCACCGTGCACACCGCGCGGCCGGGCATCCTGATCGGCAAGAAGGGCGCGGACATCGAGAAGCTGCGCAAGGAACTCGCCCGCTTCACCGCGAGCGAGGTGAACCTCAACATCCTCGAGGTCCGCAAGCCGGAGATGGACGCCACGCTGGTTGCCGAGAACATCGCCCAGCAGCTCGAGCGTCGCATCGCCTTCCGGCGGGCCATGAAGCGTGCCGTGCAGTCGGCCATGCGCATGGGGGCCCTCGGCATCCGCATCAACTGCGCCGGCCGGCTCGGCGGCGCCGAGATCGCGCGCACGGAATGGTACCGTGAGGGACGCGTGCCGCTGCATACTCTGCGCGCGGACATCGACTACGGGCAGGCACGTGCTGAAACCGCTTACGGGACGATCGGGCTGAAGGTCTGGATCTTCAAGGGCGAGATCCTCGAGCACGATCCCATGGCGCACGAGAGACGGGCTGTCGAGGGACCGGAAACGCAGCGTCGGCGCGAACCGCGTCCGAGCGCGGCCTGA
- a CDS encoding 50S ribosomal protein L22, producing MGQTKNERRTRENEAQAVARNIRVSPQKLNLLAAMIRGAKVEKAIADLTFSRKRIAKDVKKTLESAIANAENNHMLDVDTLVVAEAHVGKNLVMKRFSPRARGRAGRISKPFSQLTIVLRAVEDAQA from the coding sequence ATGGGCCAGACGAAGAACGAGCGCAGGACACGCGAGAACGAGGCCCAGGCCGTCGCTCGCAACATCCGCGTCAGCCCGCAGAAGCTCAACCTTCTGGCGGCCATGATCCGCGGCGCCAAGGTGGAAAAGGCCATCGCCGACCTCACCTTCTCGCGCAAGCGCATCGCCAAGGACGTCAAGAAGACGCTCGAGAGCGCGATCGCGAATGCCGAGAACAATCACATGCTCGACGTCGACACGCTGGTCGTCGCCGAGGCGCACGTTGGCAAGAACCTGGTCATGAAGCGCTTCAGCCCGCGGGCACGCGGACGGGCCGGGCGGATTTCGAAGCCCTTTTCACAGCTCACGATCGTGCTGCGCGCGGTCGAGGATGCTCAGGCCTGA
- the rpsS gene encoding 30S ribosomal protein S19: MARSVWKGPFVDGYLLKKADAAREAGRKDVIKIWSRRSTILPQFVGLTFGVHNGKKHVPVLVSEDMIGHKFGEFAPTRTYYGHAADKKAKRK, from the coding sequence ATGGCTCGCTCTGTCTGGAAAGGCCCGTTCGTGGACGGGTATCTGCTGAAAAAGGCGGATGCCGCGCGGGAAGCCGGGCGCAAGGACGTGATCAAGATCTGGTCGCGGCGCTCGACGATCCTACCGCAGTTCGTCGGCCTCACGTTCGGCGTCCACAACGGAAAGAAGCACGTTCCCGTGCTCGTCTCCGAGGACATGATCGGCCACAAGTTCGGCGAGTTCGCTCCGACCCGCACCTACTACGGCCACGCCGCCGACAAGAAGGCGAAGAGGAAGTAA
- the rplB gene encoding 50S ribosomal protein L2, protein MALKTFNPTTPGQRALILVDRSHLSKEKPVKQLTEGLRKSGGRNNYGRVTARRRGGGHKRAYRIIDFKRRKFDVPAVVERLEYDPNRTAFIALIRYEDGELSYILAPQRLSVGDTVVSGRRVDVKPGNAMPMAAMPIGTIIHNVEMKEGKGGQIARSAGTYALLAGRDQGYAILRLSSGETRMVRAECMATIGAVSNPDNANTNLGKAGRSRWMGRRPSVRGVAMNPIDHPHGGGEGRTSGGRHPVTPWGKPTKGKRTRSNVASDRYILRSRHLKKK, encoded by the coding sequence ATGGCTCTCAAGACATTCAATCCGACGACGCCGGGCCAGCGGGCGCTGATCCTCGTCGATCGCTCGCATCTCTCCAAGGAGAAGCCGGTCAAGCAACTCACGGAAGGGCTGCGCAAGTCCGGCGGGCGCAACAATTACGGCCGTGTCACCGCGCGCCGGCGGGGCGGTGGGCACAAGCGCGCCTACCGCATCATCGACTTCAAGCGGCGCAAGTTCGACGTGCCCGCCGTGGTCGAGCGGCTGGAATACGATCCGAACCGGACCGCTTTCATCGCGCTGATCCGCTATGAGGACGGGGAACTCAGCTACATCCTCGCGCCGCAGCGCCTTTCTGTCGGAGACACGGTGGTCTCGGGCCGGCGCGTCGACGTCAAGCCGGGCAACGCCATGCCGATGGCGGCGATGCCGATCGGAACCATCATCCACAACGTGGAGATGAAAGAGGGCAAGGGCGGCCAGATCGCACGCTCGGCGGGCACCTACGCGCTGCTGGCGGGGCGTGACCAGGGCTATGCGATCCTGCGCCTTTCCTCGGGCGAGACGCGCATGGTGCGCGCCGAGTGCATGGCGACGATCGGCGCGGTGTCGAACCCCGACAACGCCAACACGAACCTCGGCAAGGCGGGGCGTAGCCGCTGGATGGGCCGGCGCCCGTCGGTGCGCGGTGTCGCCATGAACCCGATCGACCACCCGCATGGTGGTGGCGAGGGGCGCACCTCCGGCGGCCGGCATCCCGTGACCCCCTGGGGCAAGCCCACCAAGGGTAAGCGGACGAGATCAAACGTGGCGAGCGACAGGTACATCCTGCGCAGCCGCCACCTGAAGAAGAAGTAG
- a CDS encoding 50S ribosomal protein L23: MDEIKAYDVILAPVITEKSTGASEFNQVVFKVAEGASKPEIKAAVEKLFGVRVKAVNTMIRKGKLKRFRGRLGRQSDYKKAIVTLEPGQSIDVTTGL; this comes from the coding sequence ATGGACGAGATCAAGGCCTACGACGTGATCCTCGCGCCGGTGATCACCGAGAAGTCGACGGGTGCGTCGGAGTTCAACCAGGTGGTCTTCAAGGTCGCCGAGGGAGCCAGCAAGCCGGAGATCAAGGCGGCGGTCGAAAAGTTGTTCGGCGTGCGCGTCAAGGCGGTCAACACCATGATCCGCAAGGGCAAACTGAAGCGCTTTCGGGGACGCCTCGGGCGCCAGTCGGACTACAAGAAGGCGATCGTGACGCTCGAGCCCGGGCAGTCGATCGATGTGACGACGGGTCTTTGA
- the rplD gene encoding 50S ribosomal protein L4, translated as MKADVKTLEAASAGTLELSDEIFGLDPRADILHRMVRYQLAKRQAGTHSAKDRSLVAGSRKKIVRQKGSGGARHGNRLAPQFRKGGKAFGPVPRSHAIDLPKKVRALALKHALSAKAKAGELIVLENASMAEPKTAGLRKHFEGLGLQSALIVDGAVVDTNFGLAARNIPQIDVLPVQGINVYDILRRDKLVLTKAAVAAIETRLRGEV; from the coding sequence ATGAAGGCGGATGTCAAAACGCTCGAGGCCGCGAGTGCGGGCACGCTCGAGCTCTCCGACGAGATCTTCGGGCTCGACCCGCGCGCGGACATCCTGCACCGCATGGTGCGCTACCAGCTGGCCAAGCGCCAGGCCGGTACGCACTCGGCAAAGGATCGCAGCCTCGTTGCCGGCTCGCGCAAGAAGATCGTGCGCCAGAAGGGTTCGGGCGGCGCTCGGCACGGCAACCGCCTCGCTCCGCAGTTCCGCAAGGGCGGCAAGGCGTTCGGTCCGGTGCCGCGCAGCCATGCGATCGACCTTCCGAAGAAGGTGCGGGCGCTCGCGCTCAAGCACGCGCTTTCGGCCAAAGCCAAGGCCGGTGAGCTGATCGTGCTGGAGAACGCCAGCATGGCGGAACCCAAGACGGCGGGCCTGCGCAAGCATTTCGAGGGGCTCGGGCTCCAGTCGGCGCTGATCGTGGATGGCGCGGTCGTCGATACGAACTTCGGGCTCGCGGCGCGGAACATCCCGCAGATCGACGTGCTTCCGGTGCAGGGCATCAACGTCTACGACATCCTGCGGCGCGACAAGCTGGTGCTGACGAAGGCGGCGGTCGCGGCGATCGAGACCCGTCTGAGGGGCGAGGTCTGA
- a CDS encoding 50S ribosomal protein L3 has product MRSGVIAQKLGMTRVFTKEGEQVPVTVLKLDGCQVIAQRTADKHGYTGLQLGAGLAKVKNTTKAERGHFAVASVEPKRKVVEFRVSPENLIEVGAELTADHYVKGQKVDVTGTSVGKGFAGSMKRHNFGGLRATHGVSISHRSHGATGNRQDPGKVFKGKKMAGHMGSVRVTTQNLEIVATDVERGLIMIRGAVPGSKGGWVLVRDAIKRPGDLERAKQALIDAAAAEEKAAADRAAGVTAKGAGKPPAKGKK; this is encoded by the coding sequence ATGCGATCGGGCGTGATTGCACAGAAGCTGGGCATGACCCGCGTCTTCACGAAGGAGGGCGAGCAGGTTCCCGTGACCGTCCTCAAGTTGGACGGCTGTCAGGTCATCGCGCAGCGAACGGCCGACAAGCACGGCTACACGGGCCTCCAGCTCGGTGCCGGGCTCGCCAAGGTGAAGAACACCACGAAGGCCGAGCGCGGTCATTTCGCGGTCGCTTCGGTCGAGCCCAAGCGCAAGGTGGTCGAGTTCCGCGTCAGCCCGGAGAACCTCATCGAGGTCGGGGCCGAGCTGACCGCAGACCACTATGTGAAGGGGCAGAAGGTGGACGTCACCGGGACCTCGGTGGGTAAGGGGTTCGCCGGCTCCATGAAGCGCCACAACTTCGGCGGCCTTCGGGCGACGCACGGCGTCTCCATCAGCCACCGCAGCCACGGCGCGACTGGCAACCGCCAGGACCCCGGCAAGGTCTTCAAAGGCAAGAAGATGGCCGGCCACATGGGCTCGGTGCGCGTGACGACGCAGAACCTCGAGATCGTCGCCACCGATGTCGAGCGTGGCCTCATCATGATCCGCGGCGCGGTGCCGGGCTCGAAGGGTGGCTGGGTGCTGGTGCGTGACGCCATCAAGCGTCCGGGCGATCTCGAGCGGGCCAAGCAGGCGCTGATCGATGCCGCGGCCGCGGAAGAGAAGGCCGCCGCCGATCGCGCCGCGGGCGTGACGGCCAAGGGCGCGGGCAAGCCGCCGGCGAAGGGGAAGAAGTGA
- the rpsJ gene encoding 30S ribosomal protein S10 produces MQSQNIRIRLKAFDHRVLDASTKEIVNTAKRTGAEVRGPIPLPTRIERYTVNRSPHVDKKSREQFEMRTHKRLLDIVDPTPQTVDALMKLDLAAGVDVEIKL; encoded by the coding sequence ATGCAGAGCCAGAACATCCGGATCCGCCTCAAGGCGTTCGACCATCGTGTGCTCGATGCCTCGACGAAGGAGATCGTGAACACCGCAAAGCGGACCGGGGCAGAGGTGCGCGGGCCGATCCCGCTGCCGACGCGGATCGAGCGCTACACGGTCAACCGGTCGCCGCACGTGGATAAAAAGAGCCGCGAACAGTTCGAGATGCGCACGCACAAGCGTCTTCTCGACATCGTGGATCCGACGCCGCAGACGGTCGATGCGCTGATGAAGCTCGATCTGGCCGCCGGCGTCGACGTGGAGATCAAGCTCTAG